The sequence CTGCACCAGCTGGTAGCGCTCCGTGGAGGACACGGACACGACGTTGTTCCAGCCGCGTCCGGCCTCCAGCGGGCCGCGCAGCAGGTAGCGCTTGGGGTCGCGCAGGCCGAAGGCGTCCACCGTGAGCTGGCCGCCCTGGTTGTCCACGAAGTACCCGTCCTGCTCCTTGACGATCTCCACCGTGACGGGTTTGTCGTCGCGGCCGTCAATGCGGTACGTCCACGCGTTGCCCACGGCCAGCGGGTAGTACTGGCCAATGGACTCGGGCGAGGGGCGCGCGTCCGCTTCGACGCGCTTCGCGCAGCCGGAGCCCACCAGCGTGGAGGCCAGGAGGGCCAGGCCCCCCACCATCGACAGCGATTGCTTCAGGGACGGCTGCTTCATGCGCTAGGGGTCCGCGTGGCCCTGGCCACGCGCCTCCGCGGTTGCGTGGTTGCGTGATGCGTAGAGTGTGTCCAGCGCCTGCTGCGCGGCGGCCTGCACCGACGGCGTGTCGTGGCCCTGGGCCACCGTGTAGAGGTACGCCTCCGCCTCCGGGCCGCCAATCTCGCCCACCGCGAAGACGATCTCCTGCAGGAAGCCGGAGTCCTTGCCGCGCGCCAGATCGATGAGCGCCGGCACCGCGCTCTTCGCCTTCATCTCCGCCAGCGCGCCAATGGTGCGGCGCACCTGCTCCGCGTCGCTGGTGTCCTTGAGGCGGTCAATCAGGAGCGGCGCCGCGGCCGGGTGCTTGCGCTCGGCCAGCGTCCGCAGGGCGAACTCGCGCATGCGCGAGTCGGAGGCCTGGAGGTCCGCCACCAGCGCCTCGTCCGTGCGCTCCAGCGCGGCGAGCTGCAGCACCGCGGACTCCGTCACCTGCCGCAGCACGCTCTCCAGCGCGCCGCGCATGGCCGCCCGCCGCCCCTCCGCCGAGTCCTCCTCCACGGCCGCCTCGCCCAGGCCGACGATCTCGTAGCGCTGGGGGGTGTTGCCGCCGAAGCGCTCCAGGGACAGGTTGGCGCCCACTTCCGCGAAGCTGTGCGGGTTGCCGTCCTTCAGCACCTCGCGGGTGAAGGGCACCTCCAGCGACAGCCTCCAGGGACGGGCCTTCTTGGGCTTGGGGACGTCCTCGCCCACCCGCTCGAAGCGGCCGGAGGACTCCAGCGCGTCGTCGAACAGGTCCCGCACGCCTTCAGGACCGAAGCCCAAGAGGGCGTTGTCCTGCAGGGTGGCCCCGGCCAGCTCCACCGGCGCCACCGGATAGCGCGGGGCCTGCGAGCGGCAGGCCCCGAGGAACAGCACGCAGGAGGTAAGCAGCAGGGCCGGCTTCATGGCCCCCCCAGGCTAACACTCCCGCGTCCACCGCACCCGATTCCGTGCGGGGGATCAGCCCTCCTTGTTGCCCTCGGACGAGCCATCCGTCGCGGGGGCCACCGGCGCCTCGTGCACCTCGCGGGCCTCGCGAACTTCCGCGGGCTGCGAGGACGCCTCGGCGGCGGCTTCTTCCGGAGGCAGCGCCTGTCCGGCGACCGGGGTCACCGCGTCGGACGAGGCGTGGGCGTCCGCCCGGGCCCGCGCGACGTCGTCGGACTCCGGCGCGGACTGCACCGCTTCGCCCGCCTGCCAGACGTTGCCCACGGCGGGCGGCGTGGCGGCGGACTCCTCGTTGGCAGGGCTGGCGGACGCGTCCGTGCTCACCGGCAGAGCCTCACCCGCGAGCGCGACCTGCTCACCGGTGACGCTGCCACCCGGCGACGGCGCGGCGATGCCACCCGAGGTCGCCCCGCCCTCACCGGAGGCGAGCGCCGCCACGGTGGAGGCACCGGCCTGATCCGCGCTGGCCGCGGCTTCACCGGAAGCGGCGGCGCCTTCACCCGCGGGCGCGCCCTCCGCTCCGCGCGTGCCACGGCCGCGACGGCCCCGGCGACGGCGGCGGCGGCGCTTGCGCTCGGAGGCGTTGGCCTCGGCGGAGCCACCCTCGGCACCCTCCTTGGCTCCACCCACGAAGGCGCTGGCGGCCTCCAGGTCCTCGTCCTCACCCTCGTCGTCGCCCTCCTCGGACTCGTCCTCCTCCGACGCGGGCGTGAACCCGGCGGC comes from Corallococcus macrosporus and encodes:
- a CDS encoding HEAT repeat domain-containing protein, whose translation is MKPALLLTSCVLFLGACRSQAPRYPVAPVELAGATLQDNALLGFGPEGVRDLFDDALESSGRFERVGEDVPKPKKARPWRLSLEVPFTREVLKDGNPHSFAEVGANLSLERFGGNTPQRYEIVGLGEAAVEEDSAEGRRAAMRGALESVLRQVTESAVLQLAALERTDEALVADLQASDSRMREFALRTLAERKHPAAAPLLIDRLKDTSDAEQVRRTIGALAEMKAKSAVPALIDLARGKDSGFLQEIVFAVGEIGGPEAEAYLYTVAQGHDTPSVQAAAQQALDTLYASRNHATAEARGQGHADP